The sequence GACATGCCGCCGCGCCGCTCGCCGCAGGACGAGCAAGAGGCGACCGCCCATGCCGTCGAACTCGCACAGCGAGCGCTCGACACGGCCCAGAAGCGCCTTCCCGACGGCACGCCGTTGACGTCCGCGGTCGCCGAGGGCCGAAGCGTCGAAGACGCCGTCGCCACCGTCGACTGGCACCACGGCGACGTCATCATGGTCGGATCCAGCAGGCTCGCCGCACCCCGAAGACTCTTTCTGGGCTCCACTGCGGCAAAGATGCTCCGGGTACTCGCGGTACCCATGATCGTCGTTCCCCGACAGGAACCACAATGACCGATCCGGGCACGCCGTCGACGACGCAACAGGATTCGACGGACCTGGTCGACAAGGGCCTTGCCTCCGGGAAGGTCGGTACCTTCGCGGGAGCCGTCCTCGGCATCTCCTGCGTGGCCCCCGGTTACACGCTGACCGCAAGCATCGGGCTCATCGTCGCCGCTGTCGGCCTCAAGATGCCGGCGATCTTCATTGCCGGATTCATCCCGATGTTCCTGACGGCGTACGCCTATCGGGAACTCAACTCGCGGGCACCCGACTGCGGTGCCTCCTTCACCTGGTCCACCAAGGCCTTCGGGCCCTACGTCGGATGGATGTGCGGTTGGGGCATGGTCCTCGCCACCATCATCGTGTTGTCGAACCTGGCCGCCATCGCGGTCGAGTTCTTCTACCTGTTCATCGCACGAGTGTTCAACGCGCCCGACATCGCTGATCTCGCGGACAACCGAGCGGTCAACATCCTGACCACTCTCGCCTTCATCGCGCTCGCCACGTACATATCCGGGCGTGGCATAACCACGAGCGAGCGAGTCCAATACATCCTGGTCGGATTCCAGATGATCGTCCTCGTCGCCTTCGCGATCGCCGCGATCGTCGAGTCGGTGAACGGCAACGCACCCGCCGGCCTGCACTTCAGCCTGGACTGGTTCAACCCGTTCTCCGGTCTGGCCCTCGGCGCATTCGTCATCGGCGTCACGGGTTCCATCTTCGCGTTCTGGGGCTGGGACACCTGCCTCACCTTGGGCGAGGAGTCGAAGGACCCGACCAAGGTGCCGGGGCGTGCGGGATTGCTGTGCGTCATCTCGATTCTCATCACCTACCTGCTCGTGGCGGTCGCGGTGATGATGTACGCGGGCGTCGGGACCACGGGTATCGGGCTGGGCAACGAGGAGATCTCCGAAAACGTCTTCGGTGCGCTCGCCTATCCGGTCCTCGGCAGTTGGGCGGGACCGCTCCTCTTCCTCGCGATCCTCGCGTCGTCCGCGGCGAGCCTC is a genomic window of Gordonia sp. SID5947 containing:
- a CDS encoding APC family permease, which translates into the protein MTDPGTPSTTQQDSTDLVDKGLASGKVGTFAGAVLGISCVAPGYTLTASIGLIVAAVGLKMPAIFIAGFIPMFLTAYAYRELNSRAPDCGASFTWSTKAFGPYVGWMCGWGMVLATIIVLSNLAAIAVEFFYLFIARVFNAPDIADLADNRAVNILTTLAFIALATYISGRGITTSERVQYILVGFQMIVLVAFAIAAIVESVNGNAPAGLHFSLDWFNPFSGLALGAFVIGVTGSIFAFWGWDTCLTLGEESKDPTKVPGRAGLLCVISILITYLLVAVAVMMYAGVGTTGIGLGNEEISENVFGALAYPVLGSWAGPLLFLAILASSAASLQTTFLPAARTMLAMGAYGAFPRRLAAVHPRFLVPTYSTIVAGAITGIFYTVVSLLSEHTLLDTIAALGIMICWYYGITAFACVWFFRRELFTSTRNAVFKFLFPLLGGIMLTAVFVISVRESMDPDNGSGASIFGIGLVFYMGFGLLALGLVLMFVMRALSPDFFAGRTLRRDTPALVDESALIQK